Proteins co-encoded in one Sulfurospirillum arsenophilum NBRC 109478 genomic window:
- a CDS encoding DNA/RNA non-specific endonuclease, giving the protein MKKALLLTSLFSIMLYAAPTACSKFYVDGEAPDIVNEKLAAKSKELCFQAFGVMHSGISKTPLWSAEYLTTSAIDADVPRKDKFHEETLLPQGERAELKDYAKSGYDRGHMSPSADMPTESAQAESFSLANMVPQDHNHNTGIWSNIESATRYLAKKEGSLYVITGPIYKGTLKSIGNSVLVPTYIYKIIYSPKQQKAAVYFTNNEPGKAYHVISVKELEILSGINFFPKMNEDKKAQLLSLPEPKEMKH; this is encoded by the coding sequence ATGAAAAAAGCATTGCTACTCACTTCATTGTTTTCCATCATGCTCTATGCAGCACCAACGGCTTGTTCAAAGTTTTACGTGGATGGTGAAGCACCAGATATCGTAAATGAGAAACTGGCAGCTAAATCCAAAGAATTATGTTTTCAGGCATTTGGTGTCATGCATAGTGGTATTTCAAAAACACCTTTATGGAGTGCAGAGTATTTAACAACATCAGCCATTGATGCAGATGTTCCTAGAAAAGATAAATTTCATGAAGAGACACTTTTACCTCAAGGTGAAAGAGCAGAACTAAAAGATTATGCAAAAAGTGGTTACGATAGAGGGCATATGAGTCCCTCTGCTGATATGCCAACTGAATCAGCTCAAGCGGAGAGCTTTAGTTTAGCTAATATGGTGCCTCAAGATCATAATCATAATACAGGTATTTGGTCTAATATAGAATCAGCAACACGTTACTTAGCTAAGAAAGAAGGATCACTGTATGTTATTACAGGACCTATCTATAAGGGAACACTCAAATCCATTGGTAATAGTGTCTTAGTACCAACGTATATCTATAAAATTATCTATTCCCCTAAACAACAAAAAGCAGCTGTCTATTTTACCAATAATGAACCAGGAAAAGCTTATCACGTTATCTCTGTTAAAGAGTTAGAAATCCTTAGTGGTATTAACTTCTTTCCAAAAATGAATGAAGATAAAAAAGCACAACTGTTAAGCTTACCAGAGCCCAAAGAAATGAAGCACTAA
- a CDS encoding DUF6765 family protein — translation MQIDCHHGMTYVLARMAGFKHEEAEVIAYAAQYVDDATNSGLIKFENGAMYSRICSAHGVYDLSEHMNEYENHLVWVPFHFLPGNEGKMENENPDTSFIDKLVCKPDSYVAKEMVSYCVKNSDKDYSLHRLGITMHVYADTYAHQGFVGMIHDMNKIEDLEMENEDMGLFNKANSATLSATFPMGHGPALQCPDKPYLRWSYVNGLGERIKRDNLDDFMMAAKAMFGELVRYRFDSGMGELSDELTENAEFNFARIKRNLESFTEPDENERHARWLASIAKGDFSFEAQDLTYIAKGKDSWKHKATGQLEEKDDHNEKFPYSKEFLKSDWKLFHDAIQEHRLTVLHDILPKYGICVA, via the coding sequence ATGCAAATAGATTGTCACCATGGTATGACATATGTTCTAGCGAGAATGGCGGGTTTTAAACACGAAGAGGCGGAGGTAATTGCATATGCAGCACAGTATGTAGATGATGCCACAAATTCGGGACTAATAAAGTTTGAAAATGGTGCAATGTATTCTAGAATATGCTCTGCACATGGTGTGTATGATTTGAGTGAGCACATGAATGAATACGAAAACCATTTGGTTTGGGTTCCTTTTCATTTTTTACCTGGCAATGAAGGTAAAATGGAAAATGAAAACCCTGATACATCGTTTATCGACAAATTAGTGTGCAAACCCGATAGCTATGTTGCAAAAGAAATGGTTAGTTATTGCGTAAAAAACAGTGATAAAGATTACTCCCTTCATAGACTTGGAATTACAATGCACGTTTATGCTGATACATACGCACATCAAGGTTTTGTAGGGATGATCCACGATATGAACAAAATAGAAGATTTAGAAATGGAAAACGAAGATATGGGTTTATTTAATAAAGCAAACTCTGCCACCTTAAGCGCAACTTTTCCAATGGGACACGGTCCCGCCCTGCAATGCCCAGATAAGCCTTATCTTAGATGGTCATACGTAAATGGTCTAGGTGAAAGAATCAAAAGAGATAATTTGGATGATTTTATGATGGCAGCAAAAGCAATGTTTGGAGAGTTAGTTAGATACAGGTTTGACTCTGGAATGGGTGAACTTAGTGATGAGTTGACAGAAAATGCCGAATTCAACTTTGCAAGAATAAAAAGAAATCTTGAATCTTTTACTGAACCAGATGAAAATGAGAGGCATGCACGATGGCTAGCATCTATTGCAAAAGGTGACTTTAGTTTTGAAGCTCAAGATCTCACATATATTGCCAAAGGCAAAGATTCTTGGAAACATAAAGCAACAGGTCAGTTAGAAGAAAAAGATGATCACAATGAGAAATTCCCATATTCAAAAGAATTTTTAAAGAGCGATTGGAAGCTTTTTCATGATGCAATTCAGGAGCATAGGCTAACAGTTCTTCATGATATCCTGCCTAAATATGGCATTTGTGTTGCATAA
- a CDS encoding SAVED domain-containing protein translates to MFDKLLNIALRVFELFKKDPQVRIATYMLGSGVVLLTGGPIFTSLLQQFVISKADWALSFQPPSYALTFFGSILIIVGLGMCIYKFVNANKDNMSILYLGANIHGTSQDEAQKFLPSFIKAFCISVPLEQIDTYNKNEVVDDYKYNKKTFRGHIEHREAKNIYMASLGSFPYLFLLGSLLRNGYRKVNIMDYNRGRSEWYTLSEIGNHVHSVLDDNKHPQGHTIENIILQLQSNEGNEVGIALSYTFEIQKSSLPTHLQNQTLYLKNSAGMGHDLLSNKISQDDLLKELSQYIERLSQHKKVCLFVSAQASFCLNMGRTYMDNSHGTVVLYNYNRDEGYNWSIEFNNSIIE, encoded by the coding sequence ATGTTTGACAAACTGCTTAATATTGCCCTCAGGGTATTTGAGCTTTTTAAAAAAGATCCTCAAGTCAGAATTGCAACTTATATGTTAGGAAGTGGGGTTGTATTATTAACAGGAGGACCCATATTCACTTCGCTCTTACAGCAGTTTGTTATTTCAAAAGCTGATTGGGCTTTGTCATTTCAACCACCTTCATATGCGTTGACTTTTTTTGGTTCCATTTTGATCATTGTTGGCTTAGGGATGTGTATTTATAAATTTGTAAATGCCAATAAAGACAATATGTCTATTCTTTATTTAGGGGCAAATATTCATGGTACTTCTCAAGATGAAGCACAAAAATTCTTACCTTCATTTATAAAGGCTTTTTGCATTTCTGTACCTTTAGAACAAATTGACACCTATAACAAAAATGAAGTAGTAGATGATTACAAATATAACAAAAAAACTTTTCGAGGACATATAGAGCACAGGGAAGCAAAAAATATCTATATGGCCTCTCTTGGTTCTTTTCCTTATTTATTTCTACTAGGAAGTTTGCTAAGAAATGGCTATCGAAAAGTCAATATAATGGATTATAATAGGGGTAGGAGCGAATGGTACACATTGAGCGAAATAGGTAATCACGTACATAGCGTCTTAGACGATAATAAGCATCCTCAAGGGCACACAATAGAAAACATCATTTTACAACTACAGAGTAATGAAGGCAATGAAGTAGGTATAGCACTATCGTATACCTTTGAGATTCAAAAAAGTTCCCTACCTACCCATTTGCAAAACCAAACGCTCTATCTCAAAAACTCTGCGGGAATGGGACATGATTTACTTTCAAACAAAATTTCTCAAGATGACTTATTAAAAGAATTATCTCAATATATAGAAAGACTAAGTCAACATAAAAAAGTTTGTTTATTTGTCAGCGCTCAAGCGTCATTTTGTCTTAATATGGGGCGAACCTATATGGATAATAGCCATGGAACAGTGGTCCTCTATAATTACAACAGAGATGAAGGTTATAATTGGTCAATAGAGTTTAATAATTCAATAATTGAATAA
- a CDS encoding nucleotidyltransferase domain-containing protein — protein sequence MALQQKDSLYWKLLVAITDQMSLPQSKFEDAEGKYLAVARWLADSGDGHFAKTDIYPQGSMRLGTTIKPYNEEEFDIDLVAHLPNITMDNNPNVIRNLIGKRLLEHGYYKTILEPLNRGWRLNYAGDFHMDITPSIPNTNTHFGTNPYRHDAEYVPDKKLQDWKDSNPKGFAKWFDEIDKIMPVSISNENRGLAFDANIEMLPSAEAFKGFLKRSIQLFKRHRDVYFAEKNKELTNYKPISILLTTMTANLYKDLVQGGISASPIELLKIIIRNLPNRIKTLRGEYWVENPTNAQENFAEKWNTDKNYYTAFKLWQESLYNDIEDILKLEGLNVVGNRMNDFFGQKYVTLAMESLNHEVANSRANGLLAGGIISSHNGLSSNVAKNTFYGSEQHN from the coding sequence TTGGCTTTACAACAAAAAGACTCTTTGTATTGGAAATTATTAGTTGCCATTACGGATCAAATGAGTTTACCACAATCAAAATTTGAGGACGCAGAAGGAAAATATTTAGCTGTTGCTAGATGGCTTGCAGATTCAGGGGATGGACATTTTGCAAAAACAGATATTTATCCACAAGGTTCAATGAGGTTAGGAACTACAATTAAACCTTACAATGAAGAAGAATTTGATATTGATTTGGTAGCACATTTACCAAACATAACAATGGATAACAATCCAAATGTAATAAGAAATCTCATAGGGAAAAGATTATTGGAACATGGGTACTATAAGACTATACTAGAGCCTCTAAATAGAGGGTGGAGATTAAATTATGCAGGTGATTTTCATATGGATATCACACCTTCAATACCTAATACTAATACACATTTTGGTACAAATCCTTACAGACATGATGCCGAATATGTTCCAGATAAAAAGCTTCAAGATTGGAAAGATAGCAATCCTAAAGGATTTGCTAAATGGTTTGACGAGATAGATAAAATTATGCCAGTTTCAATTTCAAATGAAAATAGAGGTTTGGCATTTGACGCAAATATCGAAATGCTACCTTCCGCTGAAGCATTTAAAGGCTTTTTAAAACGAAGTATTCAACTTTTCAAAAGGCATCGAGATGTTTATTTTGCTGAAAAAAATAAAGAATTAACTAACTATAAGCCTATCTCTATCCTATTAACAACTATGACAGCCAACTTATATAAAGATTTAGTGCAGGGTGGTATTTCTGCTTCACCTATAGAACTTTTAAAAATCATTATTAGGAACTTACCTAATCGCATAAAAACATTGCGTGGAGAATATTGGGTTGAAAACCCAACAAATGCGCAAGAAAATTTTGCTGAAAAGTGGAACACAGACAAGAACTACTATACAGCTTTTAAGCTATGGCAAGAAAGTCTCTACAATGATATTGAGGATATATTGAAACTTGAAGGCTTAAATGTTGTTGGCAACAGAATGAATGACTTTTTTGGTCAAAAATATGTCACATTGGCAATGGAATCACTTAATCACGAAGTAGCGAATAGTAGAGCAAATGGGTTATTAGCTGGAGGTATCATATCAAGTCATAATGGTTTATCTAGCAATGTCGCTAAAAATACTTTTTATGGTAGCGAGCAACACAATTGA
- a CDS encoding metallophosphoesterase family protein translates to MSLFIIADTHFCHDNIKLYEPLRENIDDEMMIDLWNSVVRAEDEVWHLGDFAFKSKGWDYAKVLKGKITLLKGNHDFKKSTSFLKEHGFERVIDSIVFDIPLEEKQVIEQRLQDTFSQELLDSCICWIQDFQGKRILFSHYPCFYHDVYAQEIENERKAVLETLFDWCHCDLNYHGHIHSKINEDKRCVNVGVEHTRFMPLKLC, encoded by the coding sequence GTGTCATTATTCATTATTGCTGATACGCACTTTTGCCATGACAATATTAAACTCTATGAACCTTTACGTGAAAATATTGATGATGAAATGATGATTGATTTATGGAACAGTGTTGTGCGTGCTGAAGATGAAGTGTGGCATTTAGGTGATTTTGCCTTTAAATCCAAAGGTTGGGATTATGCCAAAGTGCTTAAAGGAAAGATTACACTTTTAAAAGGTAATCATGATTTTAAAAAAAGCACCTCTTTTTTAAAAGAACATGGTTTTGAAAGAGTGATTGATTCGATTGTGTTCGATATCCCTTTAGAAGAAAAGCAAGTAATTGAGCAACGTTTGCAGGATACTTTCTCTCAAGAACTTTTAGACTCATGTATCTGTTGGATTCAAGACTTTCAGGGCAAACGTATCTTATTCTCCCATTACCCTTGCTTTTATCATGATGTGTATGCACAAGAGATCGAGAATGAACGCAAAGCAGTATTAGAAACATTGTTTGATTGGTGCCACTGTGATTTAAATTATCATGGGCATATTCACTCTAAAATCAACGAAGATAAGCGTTGTGTGAATGTTGGTGTGGAACACACACGGTTTATGCCTTTAAAGCTCTGCTAG
- a CDS encoding metallophosphoesterase, translating into MKIDILSDTHFDSWFGYSHTQSPTFFPSKDAVIGFWRTFKPKGNYLILAGDIGHSIEQNIHILKHLKEAFYQEIILVLGNHDYYLIGHEYITTYTKGGLQKAEAAKEAYRNNGFIVLDGTTVTLEGITFGGAMGWYNSAYVQKNLHSLKAMQTLAYYYGDIEAFLQDLWGDAINDKKHMKIDYFDALYQEEYTKLESIHQHCDVMISHYNPSIDMKHQTPGWEKNPTTSFFCFNAEELIQTMRANLWIYGHNHTSYDYTRQDKRFITNALGYKGEAKEMKIVTIEL; encoded by the coding sequence ATGAAAATTGATATTCTCAGTGACACCCATTTTGATAGCTGGTTTGGATACTCTCATACACAAAGTCCTACCTTCTTTCCTTCCAAAGATGCCGTGATTGGTTTTTGGCGTACGTTTAAACCCAAAGGGAATTATTTAATCCTAGCAGGAGATATTGGACACAGTATTGAACAAAACATTCATATCCTCAAACATCTCAAGGAAGCTTTTTATCAAGAGATTATTCTGGTCTTAGGCAATCATGACTATTATCTTATTGGACATGAATACATCACCACGTATACAAAAGGCGGTCTTCAAAAAGCAGAAGCTGCCAAAGAAGCGTATAGAAATAATGGTTTTATTGTATTGGATGGAACCACAGTTACATTAGAGGGAATCACCTTTGGTGGTGCTATGGGGTGGTATAACAGTGCTTATGTTCAAAAAAATCTTCACTCTCTTAAAGCCATGCAAACATTAGCCTATTACTATGGTGATATTGAAGCTTTTTTACAAGATCTTTGGGGTGATGCTATCAATGATAAGAAACACATGAAGATTGATTATTTCGATGCCCTATACCAAGAAGAATATACCAAATTAGAAAGTATTCATCAACACTGTGATGTTATGATTAGTCATTACAATCCAAGCATTGATATGAAACATCAAACACCTGGTTGGGAGAAGAATCCAACCACATCTTTTTTCTGTTTTAATGCAGAAGAACTGATTCAAACAATGCGTGCCAATCTTTGGATATATGGGCATAACCATACCTCTTATGACTACACACGTCAGGATAAACGCTTTATCACTAATGCGTTAGGTTACAAAGGGGAAGCTAAGGAGATGAAGATTGTTACGATTGAGTTATAA
- a CDS encoding carbonic anhydrase — protein MKIAELISGYEKFKDTKFKKYENKFLDLVKNGQHPKVLFIACSDSRVDPSLITNSAPGELFVLRNIGNFVPPFAPDNDFHATAAGIEYAVSVLGVTDIIICGHSHCGAIETMYTKITDINLVHVKKWLELGLDAKNYVTQKLISQDVTQPERLELTEKISLLFQSKNLLTYPDVERRVHAGDLFIRSWYYHLETGELEYFNTESGEFEPMIGSDN, from the coding sequence ATGAAGATAGCTGAGCTTATTAGCGGATATGAGAAGTTTAAAGATACCAAATTTAAAAAGTATGAAAATAAATTTTTGGATCTTGTGAAAAATGGTCAACATCCAAAAGTTTTATTTATCGCGTGTAGCGATTCACGGGTTGATCCCTCTTTGATTACCAACTCTGCACCGGGAGAGCTTTTTGTACTGCGAAACATTGGCAATTTCGTTCCTCCTTTTGCCCCCGACAACGATTTTCATGCTACTGCGGCGGGTATTGAGTATGCGGTTTCGGTTTTGGGAGTAACGGACATTATCATCTGTGGTCATTCGCATTGTGGCGCGATTGAGACGATGTACACCAAAATCACCGACATTAACTTAGTGCATGTCAAAAAATGGCTTGAATTAGGACTTGACGCTAAAAATTATGTCACTCAAAAGTTGATTAGTCAAGATGTGACTCAACCTGAAAGGTTAGAGTTGACCGAGAAAATTTCACTGTTGTTTCAATCTAAAAATCTTTTAACGTATCCTGATGTTGAGCGTCGTGTTCATGCAGGCGATCTTTTTATAAGGTCATGGTACTATCATTTAGAAACAGGAGAACTTGAGTACTTTAACACCGAGTCAGGCGAGTTTGAGCCGATGATCGGGAGTGACAATTGA
- a CDS encoding pyrimidine/purine nucleoside phosphorylase yields the protein MEFKNVAVKKKANVYFDGKVISYTLTFEDGSTKTLGFMQVGDYTFNTGAAEIMEFFSGDLTVELPNQKEPLVIHGSAIFEVPANSSFTLHVTSIADYCCSFVQ from the coding sequence ATGGAATTTAAAAATGTTGCTGTAAAGAAAAAAGCAAACGTTTACTTTGATGGCAAAGTCATCAGTTATACGCTCACATTTGAAGATGGATCAACCAAAACACTTGGCTTCATGCAAGTAGGAGACTATACGTTTAACACAGGTGCTGCCGAGATTATGGAGTTTTTTAGCGGAGATCTTACGGTAGAGCTTCCAAACCAAAAAGAGCCTTTAGTCATTCACGGCTCTGCCATATTTGAAGTGCCTGCAAATTCAAGTTTTACATTACATGTAACTTCTATTGCAGACTACTGCTGTTCTTTTGTACAATAA
- a CDS encoding bifunctional diguanylate cyclase/phosphodiesterase, whose translation MNKSILLQLRNPKTILVIVFALSFSLLSLTVFNFHTLESEKERARVYTIAANYSYDIKFNLERALSSTYTLEALLKQNNGEFIRNFEEIVTEILPSYPGVIELAIAPRGIVEQVAPLAGNEKALGLNLFEAKNQSKESFLARESGNLTLAGPLELVQGGIGLLGRLPIFEDRAKKENFFGFAVAVIRISEIFDTAKNVQLEAEGLSYEMWRKHPDTSEKQIIFKSAHTQLIDPISYTFEVPNNTWTITLAPTKGWGNPMAFMLLELGALVFALMLAYMAKLLIELKIIKIALESKVIQTTGEKNILERQFEVLLDAIPDLIWLKDPNGIYLFCNKAFERFFGAKEKDIVGKSDYDFVEFQLANFFRTHDIIAMEAEAPTRNEEELSFKEDGYNGIFETIKTPVYGLEKELLGVLGIARDITARKENEEKIQKLEYFDPLTALPNKLQLRLRVEHDLSIVQRQNEQLAVLFIDFDHFKNINDTLGHAIGDDLLVKVSKRLKPLLRQVDTLSRQGGDEFIVVLPGVSVDDAAHMAKRLLQAIEQPIKLENNELIITASIGIALYPDDGKDIDTLFKCADAAMYLAKQNGRNNYRFFTSEIQSRSARILGLENALRYAHIRGELTLHYQPQISLSDGKIVGVEALLRWHHPELGMISPVEFIPIAEESGQILLIGEWVMRTAAKQMKAWIDMGFPAISVAVNLSAVQFHHAHLSQLVSTIIDEVKLPPWFLEIELTESAAAQNPIHAIETMNELSAKGIRLSIDDFGTGYSSLSYLKRFKVYKLKIDQSFIRDIDVDPEDRAIVKTIIALGKSLGLKTIAEGVETKGQLDFLKENGCDEAQGYYFSKPLNVTDLEALLRAPEIIVQKNSSSLQ comes from the coding sequence AGAAATTGTAACGGAAATTTTACCCTCCTATCCGGGTGTCATTGAACTTGCGATTGCTCCTCGTGGTATCGTTGAGCAAGTAGCACCTCTTGCTGGCAATGAAAAAGCGCTTGGCCTTAATCTCTTTGAAGCAAAAAATCAAAGTAAAGAGTCCTTTTTAGCACGAGAAAGCGGTAATCTAACCCTAGCAGGTCCCCTTGAATTGGTTCAAGGCGGCATTGGTTTACTCGGTCGTTTGCCTATTTTTGAAGATAGAGCTAAAAAAGAGAATTTTTTTGGGTTTGCAGTAGCCGTTATTCGCATTTCTGAGATTTTTGATACGGCTAAAAATGTACAGCTTGAAGCGGAAGGGCTTTCGTATGAGATGTGGCGTAAACATCCTGATACGTCCGAGAAACAGATCATCTTTAAGTCCGCGCATACACAGTTGATCGACCCCATTTCGTATACATTTGAAGTCCCTAATAATACATGGACGATTACATTAGCACCTACAAAAGGGTGGGGTAACCCTATGGCCTTTATGCTGCTGGAGCTTGGTGCATTGGTCTTTGCCTTAATGTTAGCGTATATGGCAAAGCTGTTAATTGAGCTTAAAATTATTAAAATTGCACTTGAATCCAAAGTGATTCAAACGACAGGCGAAAAAAACATATTAGAGCGTCAATTTGAAGTTCTTTTAGATGCCATTCCCGATCTTATTTGGCTGAAAGACCCTAATGGTATTTATCTCTTTTGCAATAAAGCATTTGAGCGTTTTTTTGGTGCAAAAGAGAAAGATATTGTAGGTAAAAGCGATTATGATTTTGTAGAGTTTCAACTTGCAAATTTTTTTAGAACGCATGATATTATTGCGATGGAAGCAGAAGCTCCAACACGAAATGAAGAAGAACTGAGTTTTAAAGAAGATGGGTATAACGGGATTTTTGAAACCATTAAAACACCTGTTTATGGCCTAGAAAAAGAGTTATTAGGTGTTCTTGGTATTGCTCGTGACATCACCGCACGTAAGGAAAATGAAGAAAAAATTCAAAAACTAGAATACTTTGACCCGCTTACGGCACTTCCTAATAAACTCCAACTTCGTCTTCGCGTAGAGCATGATCTCAGCATCGTTCAGCGCCAAAATGAACAGTTGGCGGTACTGTTTATTGACTTTGACCACTTTAAAAATATCAATGACACACTAGGGCATGCCATAGGTGATGATCTTTTGGTGAAAGTTTCCAAACGACTTAAACCACTGCTTCGTCAAGTCGATACACTCTCTCGCCAAGGTGGCGATGAATTTATCGTTGTGTTACCAGGGGTGAGCGTGGATGATGCCGCGCATATGGCAAAAAGGCTTCTGCAAGCGATTGAACAGCCTATTAAGCTAGAAAATAATGAACTGATTATTACCGCTTCCATTGGTATAGCGCTTTATCCCGATGATGGCAAAGATATCGATACACTCTTTAAATGTGCCGATGCTGCGATGTATTTGGCAAAACAAAATGGTAGAAATAATTATCGTTTCTTTACCTCTGAGATTCAAAGCAGGTCTGCTCGTATCTTAGGTCTTGAAAATGCACTTCGTTATGCGCATATAAGAGGCGAACTCACTCTTCATTATCAGCCTCAAATCTCATTGAGCGATGGTAAAATTGTGGGAGTTGAGGCGTTACTTCGCTGGCATCATCCAGAGCTTGGTATGATCTCTCCTGTAGAATTTATTCCTATTGCAGAGGAGAGTGGACAGATACTGTTGATTGGTGAATGGGTAATGCGCACTGCCGCGAAGCAAATGAAGGCGTGGATCGACATGGGCTTTCCAGCCATAAGTGTCGCAGTCAACCTCTCAGCTGTTCAGTTTCACCATGCACATCTCTCACAACTGGTCAGTACCATCATCGATGAAGTTAAGCTTCCACCATGGTTTTTGGAGATTGAATTGACCGAAAGTGCCGCAGCACAAAATCCTATTCATGCGATAGAGACGATGAATGAGCTCTCTGCAAAAGGAATACGTCTCTCCATTGATGATTTTGGTACAGGGTATTCGTCACTTAGTTATTTGAAACGTTTTAAAGTCTATAAGCTTAAAATTGATCAGAGCTTTATTCGCGACATTGACGTTGATCCAGAAGATCGCGCGATTGTTAAAACGATTATTGCATTGGGTAAAAGTTTGGGACTTAAGACCATTGCTGAGGGTGTTGAAACCAAAGGGCAGTTAGACTTTTTAAAAGAAAATGGATGCGATGAAGCTCAAGGGTACTACTTTAGTAAACCCTTGAATGTCACCGATTTAGAAGCGCTACTCAGAGCGCCTGAGATTATTGTACAAAAGAACAGCAGTAGTCTGCAATAG